DNA sequence from the Candidatus Paceibacterota bacterium genome:
AAAGCCAAAAGATGACCCGCTTGCAACTGATATCGAGATCATTAAGGCGCTCTCCGCGCGCGGCGCGCTCTTTAAAAAACAGAAGGTAACACACAGCTATCCGTTTTGTTGGCGTTGTGATACGCCGCTTCTTAACTATGCGACATCGTCGTGGTTTGTACGCGTAACTGATTTTAAAGACAAGCTTGTTTCAGAGAACAAAAAAGTTGGGTGGATTCCAAAAGATGTCGGCACACATCGATTCGGCAACTGGCTTGAGAATGCACGCGATTGGGCGATCTCACGCTCGCGCTATTGGGGCGCACCACTACCGGTATGGCTAAACGAGAAAGAGGAAAAAGTGCGGGTCATGGGATCAGTCGAGGACCTGAAGAAATATATTGCATCTTCAGGTAATACCTACTTTATGATGCGTCACGGCGAGGCGGTACATAACACTAAGAACACACTGAACGCAAAGGACTCAGTGGAGAATCCGGTGACGGAAGAAGGAAGGAAACAAGTGTATGAAGCGGCCAAGCTCTTTAACGGAAAGAGCATTGACCTAATCATACACTCTCCATTACAGCGGACGCGCGAGACAGCTGAGCTTCTTGCGTCTGAACTCAAGCTCCCTGGATCACAACTTCGCGAAGATGCCCGCCTCACGGAAGTAAATGTCGGGTTGTTTGAAGGGAAGACAATTGATGAGTACCACGCGTTCTTTGCTGACTCGCGAGAGCGTATGAGTAAGCGACCCGAAGGAGGAGAGAATTGGGGTGAGGTCAAACGACGTGTGAGTGAGGTGCTCTACGAGCTCGAGCGAGAATATAAAGATAAAAAGATATTGATCATCTCGCACAACGGACCACTTGAGATGATTCAAGCGGGTGCGCTCGGGTATGATGTTGATCAATGCGGGGAAGCGATCAAAGATAATCGTTTTGACATGTCGGTCGGCGAGGTGCGTAAACTTCCGTTCATACCGCTTCCGCATAATACTCTGTTTGAGCTTGACCTACACCGTCCATACATTGATGAGATCACTCTTATTGATACAGACGGCAGCGAGTTGAAACGGATTCCTGATGTGTTTGACTGCTGGTTTGAATCTGGCTCCATGCCGTACGGGCAGCAGCACTATCCATTTGAGAATACTGATGTCTTCGAGCCAAAGAGCGGATGGTTCAAACGAGCGAAAGGCTACCCGGCGGACTTTATCGCGGAAGGAATGGACCAAACGAGAGGCTGGTTCTACTCGCTCATTGTCCTTGGCGTCGGGCTCTTTGGTCACTCCCCATACAAGAATGTGATTGTGAACGGTCTCGTGCTTGCGGAAGATGGTCGCAAGATGAGCAAGCGACTCAAGAACTATCCTGATCCGGCATATATTTTAAACACCTATGGAGCTGATGCGCTTCGCTACTACCTTCTCTCATCACCGATTGTTCGCGGGGAAGACCTCAATTTCTCTGAAAAGGGTGTTGATGAAGTGATGAAGAAACTCTTGGTGCGTCTTGAAAACGTATATTCGTTTTATGCACTCTACGTCGAGGATGGAACAGTGCCACAAAGCGTGGCCAGCAAGAATATTCTGGACCAGTGGATTCTCTCACGACTCAATGAACTCACTCTTGAGATAACCGGTGCGATGGAACGCTATGAGCTCGACCGCGCGACGCGTCCGATCGGACTCTTTATTGATGATCTTTCGACGTGGTATATACGCCGCTCACGTGAGCGCTTTAAGAGCAATGATGTGGAGGATCGTGCGCATGCTCTTGAGACAACGCGCACTGTTCTCATGGGGCTCAGTAAGGTCATGGCGCCATTCATGCCATTTTATGCGGAAGCACTCTACCAGGAGCTCAAAAAAGAGGACGATCTGGAGAGTGTACACCTCTGCGAGTGGCCTGAGGCAGGGAAGAGTAACAAGGAGGCGCTTGAAGATATGGCAGTGGTGCGCCGGCTCGTATCGCTCGGCCTCGAAGCTCGCGCTAAAGCGGGCACGAAGGTGCGTCAGCCGCTTGCGGAGCTCAAAGTTAGAAGTGAAAAGTTAAAAGGAAAGATGAAACTTCTCGAACTAATCGAGGACGAAGTGAATGTGAAGAAGATCTCGTTTGATACCTCGCTATCAGAAGAGGTTGAGCTCGACACCGAGCTCACCGATGAGTTGAGACAAGAAGGACTCGTACGCGATCTTATCAGGCGTATCCAGCAGTTTAGAAAAGAGAACGACCTTACACCGCAAGAGAAGGTGGCAATTATCATCGATACTGATGAGCACCTTAAGGAAGCGTTTGTGGGCGCGAAGACTGAGATTATGAATGCGACGCTTCTCTCAGACCTCACTTTTGGTTTTGTAGAAGGAGAGAAGGAGACCGTTGACGGGCATCCGTTTGCGTTCTCACTTAGTAAGTAGATTTGTATGGCACACCATCGCTATCAAACAGACGGATTGGTGCTCGGACACTATCCTGTCGGGGAAGCCGATAGTCTCATAGATATCTTTACCGAAGACCTTGGTCGTGTTCGTGCTGTTGCGCGCAGTATACGCGAGGAGCACTCGAAGCTTCGCTTCTCACTTCAGAATCTTTCAGTCGCGCGCATATCACTTGTGCGCGGAAAGGAGACGTGGCGTATTGTAGGCGCGGAATCGAGAGAGAATCTCTACACAGCACTCGCGGATGATGAGGGGAAGCGGGAACTCATACTGCGCATGGTACGGTTGTTGCGCAAACTACTTGCCGGTGAAGAGAGTAACCCGGCGCTCTTTCGTGTGGTTATGAGTGGTATTGAGAGTATTCGCACCACAGCAACTGACAGCAAAGAACTTACCGACCTTGAGTGTTTGATCGTCCTGCGTATACTCCATAACCTTGGGTATCTCGCGAAAGACGAACGCACGGCGCCATTCCTTGATGTTGCGACAATCGACAGCTCGATTGTCTCACTTGTCTCGCCGATGCGCAGAGAGATGATCAGACAAATCAACACATCACTCCAAGAGAGTCAGTTATAAAGTGCTATACTTTTAGAATATGAAGGATAAAGGAAGGATCGAGAGCCTTCGGAAACAGCTCTATTCACGAAAAAAATCCGAAGCAAAAGAAGTGGGGCGACGTTCGCTTCGTCCGGGAGAAGAGCGTACGCCACGAGCCTGGAAGGAGACACCGATTGAGAGAAAGATGAGACCATCAAAAAAGAGACAATCTCCTCTTAAAGTATTTTTCATATTCTCGATTATCTTCTTTCTGGGGTCGACACTCTTCGGTGCGATCTACTTCTTTGGCGGCAAAAATCTCATTTCGTCTGAGAATGTCGATATTGAGATACAAGGGCCGACTGCGATCGGTGGTGGTGAAGAGTTGAGTCTTCAGATTACGATTACGAACAAGAACCCGACGACGCTTGAAGCGGCAGATCTTCTGGTGGAGTACCCAGAGGGTGCGCGTGCGCCGGAGAATATGGAGCGGGAACTGTCTCGATACCGTGAGTCACTTGGTGATATCGCACCGGGGGATCGGGTGAAGAAGACAGTGCGTGCAGTGTTCTTTGGCGAGGAGAATACCCAGCAGCGTATTAAAGTAACTGTTGAATATCGCACCGCTGGCTCAAATGCCATATTTTATAGTGAGAAAGAATACGAAGTAACACTTTCTTCAGCGCCGGTAAGTATTTCGGTTCGCTCACTCGGTGAGGTAACTTCCGGGCAAGAGTTCAGCTTTTCGATTGCGGTTAATGCGAACGTGTCGGAGGGAGTTGAGGACATTGTTGTTGTGGCGGAATATCCGTTTGGCTTCACGCTTACCAGTGCACAGCCACGTCCGGCATTTTCAAATTCTGTCTGGGATATTGGTGACTTGCGACCAGGAGAAGAGCGAATCATTGACATCTCAGGGACGATTGTTGGTCAAGAGAATGACAAGAGAACGTTTCGTTTCGACGTGGGAGTTGGTGATGAGCTTGACGTGAAGAAACTCGCCACTACATTTGTGAGTGTCGCGCGTGAAGTAACAATACAGCGACCGTTTATTGGCACAATTATCACGCTTAACAACGAAGATGATACCGCGTATGTCTTTGAGGGTGGAGAGCGTGTAGTAGGATCGATTGCGTGGAAGAACAACCTCCCCGACACAGTGTCTAACGTGCAGATAGAAGCGCGACTTATCGGGGAAGCAGTTGACGAATCAACTGTCTTCGGGGAGCGCGGCTTTTATAATTCGGTCACCGATACAATCAGGTGGGGTAGGGATACACTCGAGGATTTTGCATTAGTGAATCCTTCAGAAGCGGGAATTCTTCGCTTCGGTTTCTCAGGCAAGAACATAGCTGCCTATGCGATTGAGAATCCGGAGATATTACTTGAGGTGACTGTTCGCGGTACTCGAGTTAGCGAAACAGGAGATACAGAGACGATCACTTCGCGCGTCTCTCGTAATATACGGTTTTCTTCTGATCTTGCGCTTGCCGGGCAGGTCTTGCGCACGACCGGCCCGTTTGTAAATACCGGTCCAATCCCCCCTGTTGCTGAACAAGAGTCGACGTACACGATTGTCTGGACAGTGACCAACACGGCGAATCATGTCTCAGGAGCGCAGGTGACCGCGACCTTGCCGTCGTATGTCAGGTGGTTGGGCAACATCTCTCCGCAGGGGAGCGGACTCACGTTCAATGAGAACGCACGGACGCTGACGTGGAACATTGGTGAGGTTGCTCAAGGGGTTGGTGTTGGTATTTCGCCGAAGGAAGTTGCCTTTCAGGTTGGTCTGACGCCGAGTGTGAGTCAGGTTGGGCAGGCTCCGGTGCTTATAGAAGCCCAAGGTGTCTCGGGATTTGATCAATTCACTGACGCGCGCATCTTTAATGAGATACCATCGCTCTCGATACGGATATTCTCTGAATCAAGTCTCCCGAGTGGACATGATCGCGTAATTCAGTAATACTACCCATATTCTATGGCAGAACAGAACGAACAATTAATGGAGAAGATCGTCTCGCTCGCGAAGCGCCGCGGATTTGTGTTTCAGGGCTCTGAGATCTACGGTGGTCTCGCCGGCACCTGGGACTATGGGCCATACGGTGTGGCGCTCAAGAACAACATCAAACAGTTGTGGTGGCATATTTTTGTAGATAGCAGAGACGATGTGTATGGACTCGATGCGGCTATTTTGATGAACGAAAAAGTGTGGGAAGCTTCAGGGCACACTGGTGCTGGTTTCACTGACCCTCTTGCAGAATGTAGCAAGTGCAAAAAACGATTTCGCGCTGACCACTTGAAGGATGCCAATACCTGCCCAGAGTGTGGAGGGGAAATGGGTGAAGTGCGTGAGTTCAATCTGATGTTTGAGACAAAAGTCGGAGCAGAAGGGTCGACGAAATCGTACTTGCGCCCGGAGACCGCGCAAGGCATCTTCGTTAATTTTAAGAACGTTGTTGATTCAATGAACCCAAAACTCTCCTTTGGTATCGGTCAGATCGGCAAAGCGTTTCGCAACGAGATCGCACCGCGTGATTTTATATTCCGTACGCGAGAATTTGAGCAAATGGAGGTTGAGTATTTCGTGAAAGAAGAAAACTGGGAGTCAGCGTTTGAGTTGTGGCACGGTATCATGCATGCGTATGCCGCCCTTGTGGGTATTCCCAAAGAGTATATACACGATGTAGAGGTATCCGATGAAGACCGTGCGCATTATTCAAAAAGAACAATCGACTTTGAGTTCGATTTTCCATTTGGACAAAAGGAGTTGTGGGGACTTGCATATCGTACCGACCACGACCTCTCGCAGCACATAGAGCACTCTGGTGAAAGACTCACGTATCTTGATGAGGAAAACAAAGAGAAGATAATACCGCATGTCATTGAGCCGTCACTTGGAGTTGATCGCACTGTCCTCGCAGTTCTCACCTCGGCATACCGTGAAGATGAAGTCGGTGGAGAGGCGCGCACATACCTCGCATTCAAACCATCGGTAGCGCCGGTGAAAGCCGCCGTCTTTCCACTCCTCAAAAATAAGCCGGAGTTACAAGAGAAGGCGCGAGAGGTGTACGCCGCACTCAAGAAGGAGGTGCCACAGATCATGTTTGATGACAACGGCAACGTCGGCAAGCGTTATCGCAGACAAGACGAGATCGGAACGCCGTATTGTATTACGATCGATTTTGATACCCTTGAGGACGACACGGTGACGGTCCGTGACCGTGATACCGCCAAGCAGGAGCGTGTGAAGCTCAATGAGCTCGTTGGGCTCATAAAGCAGAGTCTATAGTCAATGGTATATAAAATCCTTGAATTAATTCAAGGATTTTTATAACAGCATCCTTCCGGTCGGTGGCTTGGGTCCACTTTTAACTTTCAACGTTTTACTTTACACTTAGATATATGTCAGAGAATACTCCGGAATCAAATATTGTTATCTCAACCGGCACCATGGTGCGTGCACTACTGCTCCTCATGCTTGTTGCGGGTCTCTTTTATCTCAAAGATCTCGTCCTTGTGGTGCTTACCGCAGTGGTCATTGCCTCAGCAATTGAGCCGGCAACACGGTGGTTTGTGAAATACAAATTTCCCCGTGTGGTGGCGGTGCTTATTGTTTATCTCATATTTTTTGGGTTTCTCTTTGGTTTCTTTTACTTCTTCTTGCCGCCGGTTCTCTCTGAGCTTACCAACTTTCTGACGGTGCTTCCGGATTACCTCCAAGAATTCAACGCCACGACGCCTGCGCTTCAGGTACAAGAAGGCGTCTCCCTTAACTCACAGAGCCCCCCCAGCACATATTCGATTGCTGATTTCGTGCGTTATCTGCGCGAGCTTTTCTCAGATGTCTCTGAAAACTTCCTAGCCGCTGTCGCGCTCATCTTCGGTGGTGTCATGAGTTTTGTACTCATCGTGGTCTTCTCATTTTATTTTGCGATGCAGGAAACGGGAATCGATGATTTCCTCCGCGTGATCACGCCGGTAAAGTACCAGAAAAATGTCATCAGTCTCTGGCGTCGATCTCAAGTGAAGATAGGGCTCTGGATGCAGGGACAAGTGTTGCTTGCGGTTATTGTCGGTATGTTGGTCTACCTCGGACTCACGATCCTTGGTGTGAAGTACGCACTTCTTCTTGCTGTGGTTGCAGCGATCTTTGAGCTCATCCCGGTTTTTGGGCCGATTCTCTCGGCGATACCCGCAGTTGCGATTGGGTTCGTCGACGGAGGAGTGACTATTGGTCTCTTGGTTATCGGTCTTTACATCATTATTCAGCAGTTTGAGAACCACCTCATCTACCCACTTGTCGTGACCAAAGTGGTCGGTGTTCCGCCACTTCTCGTTATTATCGCGCTTCTTATTGGTGCGCAACTTGCCGGCTTTCTTGGTATCATTCTCTCGGTTCCTGTCGCGGCAGTCATCCAAGAGCTTGTTAGTGACCTTGAGAAGAGGCGCGCACGGCAATTTGAACACATGACCGGAAGCGTATAAACCTCTGAAAATGTCGACGAATCGCTACATCACCACCACGCTTCCGTATGTGAACGCAGACCCACACATTGGGTTTGCGCTTGAAATCGTACAAGCGGACACACTTGCGCGTTTCTGGCGCCACATGGACGATGAGGTCTTTTTCAATACCGGCACTGACGAGCATGGGCAGAAGATTGCGCAGAAGGCCGACGAAGTGGGGCAGGACCGACAAGCGTATGTCGACCATTACGCCGGCGAGTTCAGTAAACTCAAAGAAGCGCTTGATCTTTCGTACGATAACTTTATCCGCACCACCGACGAGCACCACACTAAAGCGGCGCAGCATATCTGGAATCTGTGTGATGAAAGTGGCGATATCTATAAGAAAAAATACAAAGGACTTTACTGCGTTGGTTGTGAGTCGTTTAAGACCGAGTCTGACCTTGTTGATGGCAAGTGTCCTGATCACCGGGTCGAGCCGCAAGAGATCGAAGAAGAGAATTATTTCTTTAAACTCTCAGCGTATCAGGAGTATCTCACTGAGTATCTCACGCGTGAGGATTCTGTAGTACCGGACTTCCGCCGCAAGGAGCTCTTGAAATTCATCGAAGATGGGCTTGAGGACCTCTCTATCTCGCGTGAGAAGTCGCGTATGGACTGGGGGATTCCCGTGCCCGGAGACGCTGAGCATGTCATGTATGTGTGGTTCGATGCACTCACCAACTACATCTCGACACTTGGTTGGCCGGAAGATGTTGGGGGGAATTTCAAAAAGTTCTGGGAGGATGGCAAGACCCTCCAAGTAGCCGGCAAAGACCAGCTTCGTTTCCAATCAATCATCTGGCAGGCGATGCTTAAGAGCGCCGGAATTAAAGCAACTGATACTGTCTTTTATCACGGCTTCATCAACAGTGGCGGGCAGAAGATGAGCAAGTCGCTCGGCAACGTTATCTCACCGT
Encoded proteins:
- the metG gene encoding methionine--tRNA ligase — its product is MSTNRYITTTLPYVNADPHIGFALEIVQADTLARFWRHMDDEVFFNTGTDEHGQKIAQKADEVGQDRQAYVDHYAGEFSKLKEALDLSYDNFIRTTDEHHTKAAQHIWNLCDESGDIYKKKYKGLYCVGCESFKTESDLVDGKCPDHRVEPQEIEEENYFFKLSAYQEYLTEYLTREDSVVPDFRRKELLKFIEDGLEDLSISREKSRMDWGIPVPGDAEHVMYVWFDALTNYISTLGWPEDVGGNFKKFWEDGKTLQVAGKDQLRFQSIIWQAMLKSAGIKATDTVFYHGFINSGGQKMSKSLGNVISPYEMVERYGTDAARYILLRHVHPTDDSDLTGEKMDELYEAHLVNGLGNVVARVMKLAETHLAEAVQVEDIADKQIVRMRLNEALSSYQFNHAIDEIWKDIADLDDDITVREPFKVIKSDTEMGQRIIEEQVKSLRNIGLLISAIMPKTSEKILAAIKENKKPENLFPRLEK
- a CDS encoding class I tRNA ligase family protein, which produces MKNDPGKAPEEKSGVAKREEGVLAFWHTNNVFKKSEEKPAPKGEYVFYDGPPFATGLPHYGHLLASTIKDAIPRYQSMRGHRVVRKWGWDCHGLPLENEIEKELGLTTKRDIESLGIAKFNEAARDAVLRYADDWKKIIPRMGRWVDMESDYKTMDTSYTESVWWVFKTLYDKKSIYQGFKSMHLCPRCGTTLSNFEVNQGYKDTTDISVYVGLKLKDEQDTSLIVWTTTPWTLPGNMAAAVNKDVEYVTVEKKDEGGLTRFIVAKDKLKDVFGDDEYTIVDTYKGEELIGKSYIPPFDYYKDKNIEHKENAWKVYHADYVSVEDGTGVVHLAPAFGEEDLVLAQQEDIPVVHHVTPEGVFAQEVSDFAGMFAKPKDDPLATDIEIIKALSARGALFKKQKVTHSYPFCWRCDTPLLNYATSSWFVRVTDFKDKLVSENKKVGWIPKDVGTHRFGNWLENARDWAISRSRYWGAPLPVWLNEKEEKVRVMGSVEDLKKYIASSGNTYFMMRHGEAVHNTKNTLNAKDSVENPVTEEGRKQVYEAAKLFNGKSIDLIIHSPLQRTRETAELLASELKLPGSQLREDARLTEVNVGLFEGKTIDEYHAFFADSRERMSKRPEGGENWGEVKRRVSEVLYELEREYKDKKILIISHNGPLEMIQAGALGYDVDQCGEAIKDNRFDMSVGEVRKLPFIPLPHNTLFELDLHRPYIDEITLIDTDGSELKRIPDVFDCWFESGSMPYGQQHYPFENTDVFEPKSGWFKRAKGYPADFIAEGMDQTRGWFYSLIVLGVGLFGHSPYKNVIVNGLVLAEDGRKMSKRLKNYPDPAYILNTYGADALRYYLLSSPIVRGEDLNFSEKGVDEVMKKLLVRLENVYSFYALYVEDGTVPQSVASKNILDQWILSRLNELTLEITGAMERYELDRATRPIGLFIDDLSTWYIRRSRERFKSNDVEDRAHALETTRTVLMGLSKVMAPFMPFYAEALYQELKKEDDLESVHLCEWPEAGKSNKEALEDMAVVRRLVSLGLEARAKAGTKVRQPLAELKVRSEKLKGKMKLLELIEDEVNVKKISFDTSLSEEVELDTELTDELRQEGLVRDLIRRIQQFRKENDLTPQEKVAIIIDTDEHLKEAFVGAKTEIMNATLLSDLTFGFVEGEKETVDGHPFAFSLSK
- the recO gene encoding DNA repair protein RecO; amino-acid sequence: MAHHRYQTDGLVLGHYPVGEADSLIDIFTEDLGRVRAVARSIREEHSKLRFSLQNLSVARISLVRGKETWRIVGAESRENLYTALADDEGKRELILRMVRLLRKLLAGEESNPALFRVVMSGIESIRTTATDSKELTDLECLIVLRILHNLGYLAKDERTAPFLDVATIDSSIVSLVSPMRREMIRQINTSLQESQL
- a CDS encoding AI-2E family transporter, which codes for MSENTPESNIVISTGTMVRALLLLMLVAGLFYLKDLVLVVLTAVVIASAIEPATRWFVKYKFPRVVAVLIVYLIFFGFLFGFFYFFLPPVLSELTNFLTVLPDYLQEFNATTPALQVQEGVSLNSQSPPSTYSIADFVRYLRELFSDVSENFLAAVALIFGGVMSFVLIVVFSFYFAMQETGIDDFLRVITPVKYQKNVISLWRRSQVKIGLWMQGQVLLAVIVGMLVYLGLTILGVKYALLLAVVAAIFELIPVFGPILSAIPAVAIGFVDGGVTIGLLVIGLYIIIQQFENHLIYPLVVTKVVGVPPLLVIIALLIGAQLAGFLGIILSVPVAAVIQELVSDLEKRRARQFEHMTGSV
- a CDS encoding glycine--tRNA ligase, with the translated sequence MAEQNEQLMEKIVSLAKRRGFVFQGSEIYGGLAGTWDYGPYGVALKNNIKQLWWHIFVDSRDDVYGLDAAILMNEKVWEASGHTGAGFTDPLAECSKCKKRFRADHLKDANTCPECGGEMGEVREFNLMFETKVGAEGSTKSYLRPETAQGIFVNFKNVVDSMNPKLSFGIGQIGKAFRNEIAPRDFIFRTREFEQMEVEYFVKEENWESAFELWHGIMHAYAALVGIPKEYIHDVEVSDEDRAHYSKRTIDFEFDFPFGQKELWGLAYRTDHDLSQHIEHSGERLTYLDEENKEKIIPHVIEPSLGVDRTVLAVLTSAYREDEVGGEARTYLAFKPSVAPVKAAVFPLLKNKPELQEKAREVYAALKKEVPQIMFDDNGNVGKRYRRQDEIGTPYCITIDFDTLEDDTVTVRDRDTAKQERVKLNELVGLIKQSL